CCTTCCATCCATATCACAGCCCAACCTGACAAGCCTTTGAGTGCCTCAGGTAAGACACGGAGtactgaagacccacacctcgAGGTTCAGCAACAGCTGaacaggttcttgaactgacctgaaaATCTGACCACTATAATGATTACAATTTCACGGCCCTTCTCAATGACATCAATGCAAAACCATGCTTATTTTGTTACTTATTTAGTACATCCACAAGTTGGGTGTCATTTATGTTGATTTAATTTTATGTTAAACTTATCATTGTCGTCACCGTACACAatgctgctgccgcaaaaagtTCCCTTTCACGACATTTATACCCCGGGTGCAGTTCTGTGCAAGAGTCTTGTATAGCTAAAGAtgctgggaatggcgagggtggagcactgcgCAAGGGCTGTCGGACAGGTGGCAGAAAATGAGTGCCAGGGCAGGGGGTGATGTggctgcagacacacccagtcctgagataccaggcaaggtgaTCATTACAATGTCTCCTCGGTGCTCACtgctcccccccccttttctcaATCATGgtccccctctccctaccccattCCACTCTGTCCACAATAGGGTCCCATATCAGACTCAGCGCTGACATGTATCAAGCAGATTCCTGAAGGTTGTTATAAGCGGGGATggcaatggggacaagctcccactacatattaaatgctcccaatggtgtctctcaaatagcctctgacaaccaagtctagctcctggctttcatgtatggcttagttactaagcccaaATGGatcttttctactgacaggagaaggggcaaagatgggttactggTACCATAAAACTAGTCACTTCAATCAGTTGGGGCTCGTCAGCAGTGGTTGGAGAAGaaaaaactgatctcaaacctccactgccttacagctatacccactcataggaaaggcttcgggagtacaccccccgagggaaaaatccggagctgaagtccctaaggcagtcctacatcaagttcaatgttgactgacaactcctgcgacgctgctggtaTGAAACTATATCaggctctgccattcctttgggttcatcagattcgtggagagggggagcttgctctccatatcgtactgcccaggcttgcgtacctagacagctaggatgcaatatccatggtgaactctgaccaacagaggcctcagtCTCACTCTGCAAAACTCCTAGGCAACCTAGCCAGATCTATGTGGTTCAAGTAGATTCATCCTGTTGGACTTGCTGCCACCTGCTGGCCATAACAGTCAGAACACTCTGTCTGAGATTGCTTGCTCTGATGAGTGTCAGTGCACACTGCTAAGGCAGTGAACACAAAGTTAGATGTGCAGCTACGCTGAAAGGAATTGGAACTAAAGGGTAAATTCCCAATGCTTTGATTCCAAAGTGCATCAAGAGGCAATCAATAGAATACCGGCTAATTAACCTTGATAAATCACCACTATTTTACTTGGGAGGTTTGCCTTCTCCAGCCAGAGGAGGGAATTTTGTGTCTGCACAGCACAATTCCAATCTCAGGGCAGCTCAAGACACTTAATGACCAATGATGAACTTTTGAAGTGAGCCACTATTGAACTGTGGGAAGCACACTGCACAAACAAGTttccacaaacacaagaaaaccaGTCACACTGAAGAGAGATGCTACTTGACCCCCCGAGTGCATGCTGACAGCAGCACTCCCAATCCCATATTGTTTTACAGATATCCAAGCTACTCCCAACGTCACCACGGATTAAATCTCGCACCAACAAACTAGGGacgtcacaggaagaacatgcaaacactGCGGATAGTGAAAGTATCtgcaggatgaagggtcttggcccgaaatgtcgactgtacctcttcctagagatgctgcagcaacttctatgtgtgttgcttgaaattccatcatctgcagatttcctcgtgcttacaacttactaaccctaacttttacatctttggaatgtggagagaaAACATAGcgctcggaggaaacccacacgtttaCAGATCAGCAGAAATCAAACCTGATCAATGATCATTTGCGATATAAGGTGACTGCACTAACTGCTAAAGTGACACGGGTCCCACTACGACAGTGATTCACTGTGGGAATAGCTGCACACCTGTGTGACAGTGGTACGGGAATCAGGAGTACAGCAACCCGAGGCTGACCCCTGCACACAGAGCCGGGCAGGCGGCTGACCCCTGCACACAGAGCCGGGCAGGCGGCTGACCCCTGCACACAGAGCCGGGCAGGCGGCTGACCCCTGCACACAGAGCCGGGGGTGTCACTCACCTCACCGGTTAGCAGGTGGATGATCTCGAAAGCATGCTTCACAATGCGCACGGTCATTAGCTTCTTGCCGTTGTTGCGGCCGTGCATCATCATAGAGTTGGTGAGGCGCTCCACGATGGGGCACTGTGCCTTGCGAAAGCGCTTGGCTGCGTAGCGGCCCGAGCTGTGGGGCAGGTACTTGGCATACTTCTCCTTGACGGCGATGTAGTCCTGAGGCAGAGTTACAGACAGTTATCAAACACCAGTAGAACCATTACCTTCCCAGATTACTTGTCATACAGAGacgaggaagaacttcttcagccagagggaatctgtggaatttattgccagatggctgtggaggtcaaatcattgggtatatttaaagcggaggttgataggttcttgattagttaaggcgtttaaagttacagggagaaggcaggagaataaaagagaaaataaatcagacatgattgaatggcgaaacAGACTTGACGAGCCAAGTTGCCTAATTCTGTACCTACATCCTACGGTTACTGAGATACCAGACTTTTAGGAAATAATACTCTGGGACCCAGCAACCATTCACATTCTCTGTCACTGTACTATATTCTGtgctctgcttttttttttacttgatcTCGACGTACAGTGATCTGGCTGGATGGCACAAACAGAATCAAAAAAAGCTGCGAACAGATGTAAAGTCATCCAGCTGAATCATGAGCACAACCTCCCTTGcatacaagacatctttaaaaggcaatgactcaaaaaggtggcatccatcattaaggaccccatcacccaggacatgccctctcctcattgctaccaccaaggaggtagactagcctgaagacacacactcaatgtgtcagaacagcttcttaccctttGCCAtcggaatgggcaatgaacccatgactACTTCCtcagtacagtcggccctccttatctgcgggggggggggggggtgtccagGACTTTAAATCCTCTCTAGTTTACTtctaatacctaatacaatgtaaatccTATGTAAATAGTTGCTATACTGTACtgcttagggaataatgacaagaaaacaaAAAGCGTACATGCTGAAACGGTGAGtgttggagagagaacttccggttTTTTTCCAATCCCGATCTGCAGTTGGATGAATCCGTGGACGCAGAACCcgcggatacggagggccgactgtattcttttccctctctttttgcactacttacttttttaatatatacttctcATTGTAACTGTTACTTTTTGTTACTTTTCATTGTTGCCACAGAAAaacatttcatggcatatgctgggaaaattaagcctgattctgagtTGAGGAACAGGGAGGGCAtcagtggaagaggtaaagggccagaCAAGGAATCTACGTAATtgtagaggacagtggaccatggaagaaagggaaggagcagggaaCCAACCAGGTGAGGGTCAGGAGAGAAGGGGTGAGGGTGTAACCAGAATTGGGAAAAATTATgtcagtagaagaggccatggacagacacatcagaatgggaatgggatgtccAATTAGACTGGGTAACCCTGGGATGATCCAGACAGAGCAAAGGTACTAAACAAAGTGACTCCCCAATCAGCATTGGGTCTCACCGAGctacaggaggtcacaccaggATTCACTAGATGACCCAGACATGCCCTGTAGGTTGCAAGGCGGCTCCAGGACATTAGGAAGCAGGTTAACTCTGGATACAATGCAGCCACATTGAAGAGGCAAGGACCACATTTAAAATAAGCACCAGGAGCAAGTGCCAGATATTGGGGAAAAGAGATGAAGATTTCCACTAGGTATAGGACAATGGGTTCCTTTAGTCCTAAATCCCAGACTTCCTCACGTAACAACCCTTCACAAGGATCAGCTCAGTGCACCACTACAGGAAAATAGCAATTACAGAGTCGGCAGTCAAAGTGCAGATTCGCGTAAAAGGTCATCGACATGAAATATCCGCTTCTCTCCTCTTAGATGCTGTTCAGCTGGCAAGTTCAATGACAAAAGgtaaagaccacaagacataggagcagaatgcagccattcggcccatcaagtctactccaatATTTTGTCATggctcagacttcaactactgcacagagtcctgtcatcttcaaaagttttctgatgactctgccatagttggatgcatcagcaagggagatgaggctgagtacagggctacggtaggaaaccttgtcacatggtgtgagcagaattatctgcagcttaatgtgaaaaagactaaggagctggtggtagacctaaggtaccggtgacccctgtttccatccaggggatcagtgtggacatggtggaggattacaaatacctggggatacaaattgacaataaactggactggtcaaagaacactgaggctgtctacaagaagggtcagagccgtctctatttcctgaggagactgaggtcctttaacatctgttggacgatgctgaggatgttctacgagtctgtggtggccagtgcaatcatgtttgctgttgtgtgctggggaaacaggctgagggtagcagacaccaaaagaatcaacaaactcattcgtaaggccagtgatgttgtggggatggaactggactctctgacggtgttgtctgagaagaggatgctgtccaagttgcatgccatcttggtcaatgtctcccatccactacataatgtactggttgggcacaggagtacattcagccagagactcatcccacctgagatgcagcacagagtgtcataggaagtcattcctgcctgtggccatcaaactttacaactcctcccttggagggtcagacaccctgagctgataggctggtcctggaattatttcctggcataatttacatattactatttaactatttatggttttattactatttaattatttatggtgcaactgtaatgaaaaccaatttccctcgggatcaataaagtatgactatgactatttccctctcaatccattctcctgcattctccccttaaccctccatgcctgactaatcaagaacatgtcAACCTCTGTCTTACATATACCCaattacctggcctccacagccacctgtggcaacaaattccagattcaccattctctggctaatttcctcctcatccattctaaatgaacctccctccattctgagtctgtgccctctggtcctagattccccaccataggaaacatcctctccacatccactggccTGATGGGTTTCAGTaagaccccccccccatactaaattccagcaagtcaAGGCCCAGGGCCAattgctcctcatacaataagcctttcattcctgacatcatttttgtaaacttcctctgaaccctctccaacatcaacgCATCCTTACTTAAACAAAGTGCCCAAAACCATTCACAATAGTTCAAATGAagtcttaccagtgctttataaagtctcagcgttacatccttgcttctatgtGTTagccctctcgaaatgaatgctaacacacaTTTACCTTCCACACCACCCACTCAAACCTGTAAATTGACCTTagctttttgaattttctccctgttaacATTCACAACCGTCAAAAAGAAAACtagagacacaaaagactgcagatgcaggaatctgAAGCAATGCACAAAgcaatggaggaactcaacaggtcgggtagcatccgtggagGAAAATGGATAGCCGCCGTTTTTGGTTGAGACCCTTTCTCTGCATTCCAAAAGAGGGGTCTTGATTGAAAAGTTGGCTGTTCATTTTCCCTGCAgatgctgcccaatctgctgagttcttccagcactccacaaaacagaaaacaaCCCTTTTTCAACTGGAGTCAGGAAGAGAGCCCAGGGTGCTTCTGAGAGAAGTTATCCAGGAGACCCGAGGTAACCCCAGATCCAATCGATGCCCTCACATGGAGCAGGATCTTTCAGCGTACTGCCTTCCATGAAGGGAGACCCAAACGTTCAGAGGAAAAGACAGAATACAGACCTGCAAGGAAATGTCATTGATTTGAACATCGTCAGTGCTCCATTTGCCAAACAGCTTGATCTCTGGGGTCTCGGCGACCGCGGGCACACTCTCCCACTCAGTCATTCTGTGAAAAAAGTCAGACATCAAAACCTGGTCTGAACCTCTCTCTGTCCaacccaacagaagacaactttattgtcattgctcaagacaatgagATTGTAGTGCTACTGCAGACTGcgcaaaacagatatttacaatgcatgggCCACGGCCGAAGGAAAAGAATTTCCGTGCTGACATGCAATAAGTGTCTGATAATCCCTAACACTCAAAGGCcggggtgtagcattattcagcggCACAACAACCCTCCGGAAGAAGCCGTTTTTCAATCTTACTGTCTTGGCCAAGACGTCTCCCGTCAAATGGCGGTTTATGGAGCAAAATGGGATAGTGGACATTTCTGACTGAGATTCTTCGTTTCAACTGATTGggatggggtggggtgagggTCCTCAGGAGCGTGTGGGCGATGGGcaaatggaggagttgacaggaTCTTTTTTGGGATGGATGTAAGTATGGGGAACAGAGCAGATCAGGAGGAGACAGAAAAGGACAGAGGTTGTCTGAAATATGAAATTCATTGATTATTCCCTCAGGTGTTTGCTACCCAAGCAGAACAGGAGATGTCACCATCAAGGGGGCTGACAGAAAACCTCACCTTGCCTTACCCAGCAGTCGAATCCTGGCATGGACAGCACCACCACTAGAGAAGGGAAGGATGGAAATCCTTCCACCACCCCCTTCACTTAACTATTAACCCAAAAGCAGAATTTGCAAATCACAAAGGCTAGGAAGTCTGCaactgctggaaatccacagcaaaacacacaaaatgctggaggaagtcagcaggttagGAAGCacctggaaatgaataaactgtcgatgttttgggccaagtcccttcatcaggcttggaaagggagggggagacaacagaataaaaaggtggagaaggggaaggaggacaagatggaaggtgataggtgaagtcaggtgggtaggaaaggtaaagggctgaaaagggaggcatctgataggacaggagagtgggcaCTAGAAGAAATGGGAGGACTTGGAGATGCGATAAGAGTTAAGGGACCAGAGACGGGCGTGGAGAAGGGAAAAATGTGGACATCAAAAATAAATGGTGTTAATTCCTCCTTGCTAAATGCTGCTCACCAGGGCTAGGCCCCCATCATTGGGTAAACTGTGCAGACAGAAGACACTCACACTGGTTAAGGCAACAATATGGGTcagacccctcccacccccactctctcctctccccccttccATGGGCAGATGTACCTCCGGGCTCAGGGACAGTTTTTACCCCCAAGACAAACTGTCGTACAAATTTCTGGTAAGATATAGATGAACTCTTGACAATATACCTCATCATGGACCCTGCATTTTACTGCCTgcttgcactctctctgtaaatgtaacactatattctgcgaTTATTGTTTatttcctttgtactacctcgGCATATTGATGTGATTAGTACTGATATTGGCTTGTCATTCGTACAAAAAGTTTGTTTTACTATACTGTTCGTACAGATTAAATCACGTGGGACAAAACGATCTGTAGGATGCCTTACAAGTTTTTCCACTCTACTTCGGTACGTGACAATAATTAAACCGATTGATCTGTTTCACAACCTGGGAATGGCTTCAGTGGATGAGCTGGAATCCGGGGCGAGGGAGACGGAGCAAAATGCTGCCTGACGGTGAGCAGGCCGCAGAAGCCTGGGGCTCGCCTGAGGACCTCATAGCGGCCTAGCCTCCTCTAGGCGTGGGTCCTCGCTCTCCCTCCTTCAGCTGAACCTCATCCGCTGCTGCCGGACCCAGCCCCCACTTCACCCAGCCAGCCTTCTCCCGCCAGGCCCTTAAAGAGCGCCGATTCCCAGGCTCCTGGGCCCTGGAGCCGCCACTTCACCCACCTGCTCCGCTCGGGATCCGCCGGCGAAAAGACCTCCTCCGGGTTGCACCGCGATCAAAAAGCAGGGGCTCCCGTTGCCGCTCCGCGGAGCACGTTCACATCCGGGCCACAGGCCAGGGTACGGTCACAGAGCATGCGCAGTGCTGAGGAAGACTCTCCGCATCACCATCTTTACTACAGGCAGCCAGAAGCGGTAGACACGAGGAGTCGTGGAGAGCATTGTGCGCGGGTGTTGGCCATCTTTCTTAGGGGGCGTTGTGAATGCTGCGCATGCGTCTCGGAGCCATCTTTGGTCCAGACACCGGCCACGTGGGTGTAGTCAGGAAGATGCAAAGATGGAAATTTACTTCACCCTTCAGCAGACTTTTAAAATGGTTTGCAGAATGGGTACAGACACGTTTCATGTAACAAGTGTAGCAGCTGGAATGGGCACAAGATCTGATTTGGAATAAGTGAATGCGAAAAAAATGTtgtaacactcagcaggtcagtcagcatctatggagaaacaCAGTTTATGTTTCAGGTGCAAGACCCGTTCAATAGAGAAATGTGAGGATGGGGACCAGGGAATCTGATTTCTTAGTTGTGAGGAATACCCTTCCCTTCCTCTCTTTGAACCTTTCatgtctacctgtgaggcaaaaaAGATTTGCATTTATTTAGTGAGTTTAATGTTGCTTTCAACAGTCTCCCATACCACTTTACAGCGGGAACATTTCAATTTGAGATTTGGTTTCATATTTTATTCCTATTTTCATAAACCATAGGAGACCCATCAAGTCAATACTGTCTCTCGGTACAATTCCAATTGTCCAATTAATTCCCACCAACTGATATTGTGTGCATTTTGGTCATCCAGCTATTGAAAAGATATCATTAAACCGAGAAAGATGCAGAAAATAGTCACAGGAGTGTTACAAAGACTGCAGGGCTGGGTTACAAGGAGAGACTGGTTAGTCTAGGGCTTCTTTCCATTGAACAAAGGACCTTACAGAGATTATGGGAGAACATAGATAAGGGGACTGATCGGTCTTTTTCCAGAGTGGATGGGTCTAAATTTAAAGCCTCAGGAcataggcttaaggtgagaggggaaagatttaaaggaagCCTGAGGGGTGAATTTTTTAACAGCGAAGTTTGTAGAATGAGCTGACAGTGCAGTGGTAGATGCTTGTGCAGTAACGTTTAAAACATTGCATTGGAACACTGTGGGGGAATATGGGTAAAGCACGGGTAAGCAGCCTGGTTGGCATGGCATGGCACGGACGagctgggtcaaagggcctgtttccataagaatcaggagcagaattcagccactcggcccattgagtccgcCCCGCccttccatcgtggctgatttattttcgctTTCAAGGCTCAAGATTGTGTAGTGTAATTTCCAGCACGCCCATGTAAAGGAGAACGAGATAATTGTTACAGTGGGTCCTATGCAGCACAATAAGTATAAACACATAAGATAGCACGTTGATTGTATGTCTGTAAAGTGACATACCACATTcaatcacattctcctgccttctctctgtaacctttgacacccagactaatcaagaagcaaccaacttccactttaaatttaCCCATTGACTTGGTCCCCACAgagtctgcagcaatgaattccacagattgttCACCCTCTggctctctgttctaaagggacatccttctattccctTGGGTTatagattctcccactattggaaacatcttctccacgtcaCTCTATCTGGACCTTCCattattcaacaggtttcaatgagattccccctgccCCTATTCTTTTAAacatcagtgagtacaggcccagagccatcaaatgctccttatacgttaaccaatcacaaacaagataaaatccaagcaacaccacaaaatgctggagaagcccagcaggccaggcagcatctatggaaaaaagtagtcgacatttcaagtcttggtccaaaacgtcgactgtactgttgtccatagctgctgcctggcctgctgagttcctccagcattttgtgtgtgttgccgatATGTTAACCCTTCAATTCACGGGATCCAAGGAGCGGCTACCTCCAGGCCTCTCGTCCTTGTCCACAGCCTACAACACACTCTCTGTAACATGTTATCCTGTATTCTGTAATTGTCTTCCCTGCTACTACCTCAGTACGCAGATGTCACaacatgatctgtatggatgcctgcaaaacaaagtttttctccTGAATAGCGacacatgtggcaataataaaccgattTAACTTGTGTTTACCTGGCATTCAGGCTCATTTGGAAACAGAAGAGACTGCAAGACAGGTGAAGgttcttgacctgaaacactgactctccatttgcctccacagctgtgcTGAGGTCAGGAGTTGACAACCTGGGTCcaaggaccccttgcttaatggtgcaTGGCCAATAAACCGGTCAGGAGCCCCTGCTCCAGGGGGAGAGTGGAGAGACAGCTCCTTCTTCCCAGAGTGGCATTGGGATGTAAtattaaggtgattagagggaaGAATCGGGGAGATGTTAAGAAGGAAGAATAGGGGAGATGttaaggggcaagttttttttttatacagagagtggtaatGCCCTGACCAGGGGTGCTGTTGGGGGCAGATACaaaagggacatttaagagactcttggataggcacatgaatgatggaaaatggagggctacaagggagggaagggtcagattgaaCTTGGAGAAGGTTTAACAGATTGGCACAACGTGGGCCATCCCCTCCCTGAGTGTTCCCACCTCCCCCAGTGCTCCACTTCCCTCTCCCAGCACACTCCTCCCCCAGCGGCCCTCCATCACTTGCCAGCCTGACTTTCAGGGTGGTGTCTGCAAAATTTAGGGAGAGGGAGTTAACAGGTGGAGGTGGTGGAGGGCTGCCCACAATGCAACCTGATGGacagtgggtcaaagggcctgtgctgtactgctccttGATCTATatactagatgggctgagtggcctgtagtgtgctgtagtgttcagtgttctgtgtactagatgggctgaatggcctgtactgttctttgaTCTATGTACTGgctggtggtgtaatggcatcagcCCTGGACATCAAGGCAGAtgatcctgagttcaaacccagccaggtCCCGAACCGGGCAGCAGCATTATCTGTGCGGGAGAAAGGCCGGGCGttctacttccgtatcttgccgTGAAAACCCTGTGGGCCCTGAGGTCCGtgaggtcacgaagagtcggACTCCACTAAACAACAACAAACTAGATGTTGCCGAAAgagctgagtacctccagcacttcgtgtgttACCCAGAGCTTGACTGGAGCACCCCACCCCGTATATTGTGAAATGCATTCCCAG
The DNA window shown above is from Mobula birostris isolate sMobBir1 chromosome 5, sMobBir1.hap1, whole genome shotgun sequence and carries:
- the rps5 gene encoding small ribosomal subunit protein uS7, with product MTEWESVPAVAETPEIKLFGKWSTDDVQINDISLQDYIAVKEKYAKYLPHSSGRYAAKRFRKAQCPIVERLTNSMMMHGRNNGKKLMTVRIVKHAFEIIHLLTGENPLQVLVNAIINSGPREDSTRIGRAGTVRRQAVDVSPLRRVNQAIWLLCTGAREAAFRNIKTIAECLADELINAAKGSSNSYAIKKKDELERVAKSNR